Proteins from one Chroococcidiopsis sp. CCMEE 29 genomic window:
- a CDS encoding SDR family NAD(P)-dependent oxidoreductase produces MSVFESESVNVLVVGANQGIGLGFVQNLLRDDRIGRVCVTHRNLASAELTTLWGQYPHRLDLISMDITDEAQIAQGIAQIQHQIDKLHLVLYCVGFLHEGSIQPEKSLQQIRAEHLLRYFQVNSIGAVLLAKHVLPLLKHSDRSVFASISAKVGSIGDNHLGGWYGYRASKAALNMFMRTTAIEYSRKSPQTLVVMLHPGTTDTRLSQPFQRSVLPDKLFPVEQSVTQLLAVIEALRPDDSGQFFSWDGSRLLW; encoded by the coding sequence ATGTCTGTGTTTGAGAGCGAATCAGTCAACGTGCTGGTTGTGGGTGCCAATCAAGGGATTGGACTCGGATTTGTGCAAAATCTGTTGCGCGACGATCGCATAGGGCGAGTCTGTGTCACCCATCGTAATTTAGCGAGCGCAGAATTAACTACGCTCTGGGGACAATATCCGCACCGCCTTGATCTAATCTCAATGGACATCACCGATGAAGCGCAAATTGCCCAAGGAATAGCTCAAATCCAGCACCAAATTGACAAACTACACCTTGTGCTCTATTGCGTCGGTTTTCTGCATGAAGGCAGCATTCAACCAGAAAAAAGCTTACAGCAAATTCGTGCCGAACATTTACTGCGCTACTTTCAGGTTAATAGCATCGGCGCGGTGCTGCTTGCCAAACATGTACTGCCATTACTCAAGCATAGCGATCGCAGTGTGTTTGCCAGTATTTCCGCTAAGGTTGGCAGTATTGGAGATAATCACTTGGGAGGCTGGTATGGCTACCGAGCCTCGAAAGCGGCGCTGAATATGTTCATGCGGACGACGGCCATTGAATACAGTCGCAAGAGTCCCCAAACTCTTGTGGTCATGCTCCATCCTGGCACGACAGATACACGCTTGTCTCAGCCCTTCCAGCGCAGTGTACTCCCCGACAAGTTATTTCCCGTAGAACAGAGTGTGACCCAATTACTGGCGGTAATTGAGGCGTTGCGACCGGATGATAGCGGGCAGTTCTTCTCTTGGGATGGCAGCCGTCTGCTCTGGTAA
- a CDS encoding IS1 family transposase translates to MLATLNTDTVIVTVQRAEIEREKEEKTEDTKRKAEVDEMQSFVGKKENQRWLWHAIDHCTGEILAYVLGSRQDEVFLKLKKLLEPFGIKKFYTDGLKTYERHLPVEMRQVSKYKMQRIERKHLTFRTRIKRLARKTICFSKSIQMHDLVIGLFINKYEFGVEI, encoded by the coding sequence GTGTTAGCAACGCTTAACACAGATACAGTGATTGTAACAGTACAGCGAGCCGAGATTGAGAGAGAAAAAGAAGAGAAGACAGAGGACACAAAGAGGAAAGCTGAGGTCGATGAAATGCAAAGTTTTGTCGGAAAAAAGGAAAATCAGCGCTGGTTGTGGCATGCAATAGATCACTGTACCGGAGAGATATTAGCTTATGTGCTAGGCTCGCGACAAGATGAAGTATTTTTGAAATTAAAAAAGTTGCTAGAGCCTTTTGGAATCAAAAAATTTTATACAGATGGTTTAAAAACTTACGAAAGACATCTTCCAGTGGAGATGCGGCAAGTGAGTAAATATAAGATGCAGAGGATTGAGAGAAAGCATTTGACATTCAGAACAAGAATCAAACGATTAGCAAGGAAAACAATTTGCTTCTCTAAATCGATTCAAATGCATGATTTAGTGATTGGGCTATTCATTAACAAGTATGAATTTGGGGTAGAGATTTGA
- a CDS encoding MAPEG family protein — translation MGTNTISISTLFIGLNGLIAFVLSYIVAMERTRTRVWHGESKEDVVMQPDYLDSPNAWAAFFESRTQKLVVTKPKDDGVLQRKVRAHENFTEYVPIGLLFIIALELMHSQTWLLWLLGGTLTLARIAHAYGVIQTYGPSPGRAIGFFLTWFVYLVGASACIYYGFEGLV, via the coding sequence ATGGGCACCAATACTATTTCGATATCGACTCTCTTTATTGGGCTAAACGGTCTTATCGCCTTTGTACTGTCCTATATTGTGGCAATGGAACGAACAAGAACAAGGGTTTGGCATGGTGAATCAAAAGAAGATGTTGTAATGCAGCCTGACTATCTTGACAGCCCCAATGCGTGGGCAGCATTTTTCGAGAGCAGGACTCAAAAGCTCGTAGTAACCAAACCTAAGGATGATGGTGTTTTACAGCGCAAAGTCCGCGCTCATGAGAATTTCACAGAATATGTGCCGATTGGATTGCTTTTCATCATCGCGCTTGAGTTAATGCATTCGCAGACTTGGCTGTTATGGCTTCTTGGAGGTACTCTCACCCTAGCCCGGATTGCTCATGCTTATGGTGTAATCCAGACTTACGGTCCCTCTCCGGGGCGGGCAATTGGCTTTTTTCTCACCTGGTTTGTCTATTTAGTTGGTGCCAGCGCCTGTATCTATTATGGCTTTGAGGGTTTAGTCTAA
- a CDS encoding GAF domain-containing protein, giving the protein MQHLSMLTQAIGKASNFQSKLTLALEYICELTAWDYGEVWIPCSQDILELSPAWYRSTCRGSTYTHALEQFRLCSEEFILSPGIGLPGRVWSAQQSEWIYDVSTQSEKYFLRNYIAKAFGIKTGLGVPIFVNHQQIAVVALFSLSARPEDEQLIITIETMLRQVSALL; this is encoded by the coding sequence ATGCAGCACCTATCAATGCTAACTCAAGCTATTGGCAAAGCTTCAAACTTCCAAAGCAAGCTAACTCTGGCACTTGAGTACATATGCGAACTAACTGCTTGGGACTATGGGGAAGTATGGATTCCCTGCTCCCAAGACATTCTAGAACTTAGTCCAGCATGGTACAGAAGCACTTGTAGAGGCAGTACCTACACTCATGCTTTGGAGCAATTTCGTTTATGTAGCGAAGAGTTTATCTTGTCTCCAGGTATTGGCTTACCAGGACGAGTTTGGTCTGCGCAGCAATCCGAATGGATTTATGATGTCTCTACCCAGTCAGAAAAGTATTTTTTACGTAACTACATCGCTAAAGCCTTTGGCATCAAAACTGGACTGGGAGTACCAATTTTTGTTAACCATCAACAGATCGCAGTTGTTGCCCTTTTTTCTTTGTCAGCTAGACCGGAAGACGAGCAATTAATTATAACAATTGAAACTATGCTAAGGCAAGTAAGTGCGTTGTTGTAG
- a CDS encoding IS1-like element transposase translates to MAIIPVRCPHCHGCDLSKFGKTRTGKQRYACNNRECPYHTFTLEPHAYPGRRQEVKAQIVDMAVNGSGIRDTARVLGVSTSTVIHELKKRRKTRERESSSVSNA, encoded by the coding sequence ATGGCTATTATTCCTGTTCGTTGTCCTCATTGTCACGGATGTGACCTCTCTAAATTTGGTAAAACTCGGACAGGCAAGCAAAGATACGCTTGTAACAATCGTGAGTGTCCTTACCACACTTTTACTTTAGAACCTCACGCTTATCCTGGTCGTCGTCAAGAAGTTAAAGCACAAATTGTGGACATGGCTGTCAATGGAAGTGGAATCCGGGATACGGCAAGAGTTTTAGGGGTTAGCACCTCTACAGTTATTCATGAATTAAAAAAAAGAAGAAAGACTAGAGAGCGTGAATCATCAAGTGTTAGCAACGCTTAA
- a CDS encoding type I restriction enzyme endonuclease domain-containing protein — MEELIEAAALDEEQELKLQRQFTREYTIITDSDHLEKIAADIVAHFLGRGHQGKAMVVSIDRYTTVRMYDKVQQHWQQHLDNLQTQLNTCEPSERGQLAAKIQYMQETDMVVVMSQSQNEIEAFQKKKLDIAPHRKRIFNEDLDEKFKDENNPLRIVFVCAMWITGFDVPSCSTIYLDKPMRNHTLMQTIARANRVFPDKVNGLIVDYIGVFRDLQKALAIYGTASGGGVEAGKTPVQAKATLVEQLRTAIAETQAFCTEHGINLSQSQTAQGFERIAFMSDAVEAILVNDESKQRYLALTRHVTKLYQAILPDPSANEFGAMQNLFNAIAERIYLLNPEVDISEVTEAVSELMDDSITAVEYVIHEPNQLIDLSQIDFEALKIRFAQGRKRTEAEQLKGAITSQLKQMVRLNKSRVNYWERFQKLIDEYNAGCHNIETFFSSLVDFAQELNVEDKRAIAEQLNEEELAIFDLLTKPDVTLTRKEEQEVKKVARDLLETLKRQKLVLDWRKRQQSRAAVKLAIEEILDRLPQNYSSDLYERKCQAVYQHVYDSYYGQGRSIYAQAS; from the coding sequence ATGGAGGAGTTAATTGAAGCAGCTGCTTTAGATGAAGAACAAGAACTAAAGCTACAACGGCAGTTTACACGCGAATACACGATTATCACTGACAGCGATCACCTAGAGAAGATCGCCGCAGATATTGTGGCTCACTTCCTGGGACGAGGACACCAGGGTAAAGCAATGGTAGTATCCATTGACCGCTACACCACCGTCAGGATGTATGACAAGGTACAGCAACATTGGCAACAGCATCTGGACAATTTGCAAACTCAACTGAATACCTGTGAACCTTCTGAACGCGGACAGCTGGCGGCGAAGATTCAGTATATGCAAGAAACGGACATGGTCGTTGTCATGTCCCAGTCACAAAACGAAATTGAAGCTTTCCAGAAAAAGAAACTGGATATCGCGCCTCACCGCAAACGCATTTTCAACGAGGACTTAGACGAGAAATTCAAGGACGAAAATAACCCATTACGGATTGTGTTTGTCTGTGCCATGTGGATCACGGGCTTTGATGTACCTAGTTGTTCCACTATCTACCTCGATAAGCCAATGCGGAACCATACTTTAATGCAGACAATCGCACGGGCAAATCGAGTATTCCCAGATAAAGTAAATGGGTTGATTGTAGATTATATCGGGGTGTTCCGCGATTTGCAAAAGGCGTTGGCTATTTACGGCACTGCTTCGGGGGGTGGGGTTGAAGCAGGCAAAACTCCGGTACAAGCTAAAGCAACACTTGTAGAACAGTTAAGGACTGCGATCGCAGAAACTCAAGCATTTTGTACAGAACATGGTATCAATCTATCCCAGAGCCAAACGGCTCAAGGGTTCGAGCGGATTGCTTTCATGTCTGATGCGGTTGAAGCCATTTTGGTTAATGACGAATCGAAGCAGCGATATTTAGCACTGACTAGGCACGTAACCAAACTTTACCAAGCAATTCTGCCCGATCCATCTGCAAATGAATTTGGGGCGATGCAGAATCTCTTTAATGCGATTGCCGAGCGGATTTACTTGCTAAATCCAGAAGTAGATATTTCGGAAGTCACAGAAGCAGTATCAGAACTGATGGATGATTCGATTACGGCAGTAGAGTATGTCATCCATGAACCGAACCAACTCATTGACTTGAGCCAGATAGACTTTGAAGCACTTAAAATTCGTTTTGCCCAAGGGCGCAAACGAACTGAGGCAGAACAACTCAAAGGGGCAATCACCAGCCAATTAAAACAAATGGTGCGGTTAAACAAAAGTCGGGTTAATTACTGGGAGCGATTTCAGAAACTGATTGATGAGTACAACGCTGGTTGCCATAACATAGAGACGTTCTTCTCTTCACTGGTGGACTTTGCCCAAGAATTGAACGTTGAGGATAAAAGAGCGATCGCAGAACAGCTGAATGAGGAAGAACTAGCTATCTTCGATTTGCTAACCAAACCAGATGTCACGCTGACCAGGAAGGAAGAGCAGGAAGTGAAGAAAGTTGCTAGAGATCTGCTAGAGACGCTTAAACGGCAGAAACTTGTACTAGATTGGCGCAAACGGCAGCAGTCGCGGGCAGCAGTGAAGTTGGCAATCGAAGAGATTTTAGATCGATTGCCGCAGAATTATTCGTCTGATTTGTATGAGCGTAAGTGCCAAGCTGTATACCAGCACGTCTACGACTCTTACTATGGACAGGGACGGAGTATTTATGCACAGGCAAGTTAA
- a CDS encoding MFS transporter: protein MHRRILFSVSWLATVSAGFSATLFGVYLPPIVQALYPTATRDDVAQVGSFAGAAFLFGWALGGLLLGGLGDRLGRKVAFVTSMIACSLGMLGTAFVQTLASLVLWRMVTGAGAGGILLTTAVFASEVWAKDNRARVVGILINTFPLGFVLTGLCQASIANFRTAYMLGSLSIFLVFLVLLFVQESEIWKAHKETRQEFVAARSHVFQPQYRKDLVIGVGLYGSMLVGLWAAYTWIPAWVSSLSPPMQAQANRSLSAIALGIGAVVGGLISGAVSNALGRKRAAAIGYICVFTTSALLFATIQEIAPFLFVLAFLLSFFIGFNQGILSGYIPELFPTRIRATATGISFNAGRLLTTIAVFFVGVTIQVLGGYERGIFTFAFAYLIGLIVLIPARETRGNDLPR from the coding sequence ATGCATCGACGGATACTCTTTTCTGTATCGTGGCTGGCAACGGTGAGCGCAGGGTTCAGCGCAACGTTGTTCGGCGTGTATCTGCCACCAATAGTACAGGCGCTTTACCCAACAGCAACGCGGGATGATGTCGCCCAGGTCGGCTCGTTCGCTGGAGCGGCGTTCCTGTTTGGATGGGCATTGGGCGGTCTGCTGCTTGGCGGATTGGGCGATCGGCTGGGACGTAAAGTGGCGTTCGTCACGAGCATGATCGCTTGCAGTCTGGGTATGCTGGGTACGGCTTTCGTGCAGACGCTCGCGTCCCTAGTTCTCTGGCGAATGGTGACGGGAGCCGGAGCTGGGGGTATCCTTCTGACCACGGCTGTTTTTGCTAGCGAGGTGTGGGCGAAGGATAACCGCGCGCGAGTCGTCGGTATCCTAATCAATACGTTCCCCTTGGGCTTCGTACTGACGGGTTTGTGCCAAGCAAGCATCGCCAACTTTCGCACGGCGTATATGCTGGGTAGTCTCTCCATCTTTCTCGTCTTCCTCGTCCTCCTATTCGTGCAAGAAAGCGAGATTTGGAAGGCACACAAAGAAACCAGGCAGGAATTTGTCGCCGCGCGATCGCACGTATTTCAGCCGCAATACCGTAAAGATCTGGTGATCGGCGTGGGGCTCTACGGCAGTATGCTGGTGGGATTGTGGGCTGCCTATACATGGATACCTGCATGGGTGAGCAGCCTAAGCCCGCCGATGCAAGCGCAAGCTAACCGCAGCCTGAGTGCGATCGCGCTTGGCATCGGCGCAGTCGTGGGCGGATTAATCAGCGGAGCGGTCTCGAATGCACTGGGACGCAAGCGTGCAGCAGCTATTGGTTATATCTGTGTCTTCACGACATCGGCGCTGCTGTTCGCGACGATACAAGAGATCGCGCCGTTCTTATTCGTTCTTGCCTTCTTGTTATCTTTCTTCATCGGGTTCAATCAAGGCATACTGTCGGGCTACATCCCTGAGCTATTTCCCACGCGCATTCGTGCCACTGCCACGGGTATTAGCTTCAATGCCGGACGGCTGCTGACGACAATCGCTGTGTTCTTCGTGGGTGTCACGATTCAAGTGCTGGGTGGTTACGAGCGAGGCATCTTCACGTTTGCTTTTGCTTATCTCATCGGATTGATCGTGCTCATCCCCGCTCGCGAAACGAGAGGCAACGACCTGCCGCGCTAG
- a CDS encoding phenolic acid decarboxylase, with protein MSENLEATQLSELTQFVGKHFIYTYDNGWQYELYVKNARTIDYRIHSGMVGGRWVKGQQAHIVRLSDEIFKISWDEPTGTCVSVAFILSTRQIHGVIFFPAWIAENPQLTVCFQNEHEDEMYRYRDAGPTYPKLVIDEFASITFQEDVGSDREDIIACSPEQLPENYASRRN; from the coding sequence ATGTCAGAAAACTTGGAAGCAACTCAGCTGTCAGAGCTGACTCAATTCGTCGGCAAGCATTTCATCTATACTTACGATAATGGCTGGCAGTACGAACTATATGTCAAGAACGCTAGAACCATAGACTATCGAATCCACAGTGGGATGGTTGGCGGGCGGTGGGTCAAAGGTCAGCAAGCCCATATTGTGCGGCTGTCGGATGAGATCTTCAAAATTTCTTGGGATGAACCAACTGGAACTTGCGTCAGTGTTGCCTTTATATTAAGCACTCGTCAGATTCATGGGGTAATCTTCTTCCCCGCATGGATTGCAGAAAATCCGCAGCTCACTGTCTGCTTTCAGAACGAGCATGAAGATGAGATGTATCGTTATCGCGATGCTGGTCCAACTTATCCTAAACTCGTAATCGATGAGTTTGCATCCATTACCTTTCAGGAAGATGTTGGCTCGGATAGGGAAGATATTATCGCCTGCTCTCCAGAGCAACTACCGGAAAACTACGCTTCTAGACGCAATTGA
- a CDS encoding cupin domain-containing protein — protein sequence MIPVVKTPKDYQAYRISSDATNRLAIVFDRVSANVSPTVCVEIFDVGGKQRPNRHEWAVEMFFILKGEGLAHCDGKAVPIQAGDSLLVPPTSIHFIENTGSGRLYALCIMVPNEHFAELIRSGIEVELDEEDLAVLRRTPFTPL from the coding sequence ATGATTCCAGTAGTTAAAACTCCCAAAGATTACCAAGCTTATCGTATTAGTTCCGATGCTACGAATCGGTTAGCGATCGTGTTTGATCGGGTAAGTGCTAACGTCTCCCCGACCGTTTGTGTAGAAATTTTTGACGTGGGCGGGAAGCAGCGCCCAAACCGGCATGAGTGGGCGGTGGAAATGTTTTTCATCCTGAAAGGAGAAGGACTAGCTCACTGTGATGGTAAGGCAGTACCGATTCAGGCAGGCGACAGCCTTTTAGTGCCTCCTACTAGCATACATTTTATTGAAAATACTGGTTCGGGTCGCTTATATGCCCTATGTATTATGGTGCCAAACGAACACTTCGCTGAACTAATTCGCAGTGGAATTGAGGTGGAACTGGATGAGGAGGATTTAGCAGTTTTGCGCCGCACTCCATTTACTCCCCTATAA